The genomic segment GCTGTTAGTAATGGGGACGTGAAGTGAGGATTACCGATGTGGGATTggtgtatatttacagtgtcaactcctctgctgctgatttttctgtttttccttctcggCTTCTGTCCACGCACTAATTCTCCTCCTTATTTACAGCGCACGCCTCCGAGGAGACGCTTGTTGACTGGGGCTCTCGCTTTTGTCCCTGTATCGTATCGCGAATGTGGCCAAATGACCACGGAGACAATAGAGCGCGGTTAAGGTGGCTTTGAGACAAGTCCATCAGGGGGAGACAGATGTCGAGAACCAGCCAAGTGGATGAATTCCAAGGCTTTTGGgcctcacaaatgaaatcagTGCTTTAAGCCGAGCGAGGGACCACATGCTTCTCAAGTGCCACGAGGAGCAGGCATTACATTACCGACTCTTCTCAACACACTGCAGCGACCAAAGTGTGATCAATGGCTACTCATAGCTTTTCAATAATGATAGCAATACATTTGAGCTAATTCCTCTAAATAAATCATGTCAAGTCCTACTCTCTTTTGTTTTCGTATTCATGTGGTCTATAAGACTATACCAGGTATAAGAATGAAATAAGGAAGagtttgtttttgccttttttgctTTGATGCTTTCACATTTTCGTcttgttgaaatgttttcctCGTCGGACCGATTCTATCAAACCACATTCACAGTCCAAGTGAAAATTCACCTTCACATCGAGCTCCTGAAATTTCAAGGTTATGATTGATAATCCCGTTTTAGGCCAAGATGATTGTAAGGTGCAAAATGAtccgtgtttgttttctctctctgggtCAGTCAGGTGCAGGCCAGGTACCTCAACAATCATCTTTCTTCAGTATAAACCCACttcatgataaaataaaaatttgaataataaaatgttcacattacTACCTCTGCCTACCTCTGTGATTCTTGGATGAAAGACAGCAGCAGTCAAAAAACTGAAAACGCAGGGTACTATACTTCTCTTATGAACAAAAcctttataaaatatatatgcatatttatatatttatatataaatataaaaggaaaaacttaaaaatatttcTTATACTTTTTAGTAAAGCAAGCAGTGCCTTCTAAAATATCTGcttggttgtttttaattttctgaaaaaccaaaatgtgtattataataataataataatcataatcataatcataataacagtaaataattattaaacaaacactgacaaaaacaactaaTGATAAAAActgatgtggtttttttttctttttttttcttttttttaagagaatATTCGGATGGCCTGTGTGACCTGGGTGTGGCACACTGGGCACTCCGGGTGGTTGAGCTCACAGATTCGGATGGCGCACTCCATGCAGAAGAGGTTGTGGCCACAGGGAACCAAGGCAGCCGTCACTTTGCTCTCAAAGCAGGTCATGCAGTCCCGCACGGTGGCCGGCGGCGAGTCCGGCACTGGAAGACGGCCAGGGAAACCCTCTCCGGCTGAGGTGGGCTCGCTGTGGGCGCGGCGGGCCTGGGCGTGAGCCGAGCCGCTGACGGACACGATGCTGGTGACCGAAGAGTTGTTGTTGCTTCCTCCTCCGCAGGACTCAGGTAAACTGGGGGAGAGTCTGGTCAGGGGGAGAGGGAGGCCACCAAAGCTCTTGGAACGCTGCTGGGCGTAGAAGGCCACCTGTTTGGGGTAGTCGGGGTCGCCCCAGCTCTGGGTGCCCTCTGATCCAAAATAAGAGCAAGGCTTGTCCCCAGAGCTGGAGAAGTTGCTCTTGTTGTAgatcccccctccctctcctcctcctcctcctcctccccctcccaccATGGCATCTGAAAAGTTCTGGCGGTAGCTGCTGGTGAGCGGCTTGCGCTGGCCCCCCTGCAGCCCCCACACCTGTTGCAGCCGGCTCTCCAGACCACCGCTGCTGCCCACTGGGCTGCTTCCACCGTTTGGCCCCATGCAGTCGTTCTCGTTGTTGTGGTCATGCAGGCCTCCTGTTCTGAAGGCAATGTGCGCCTCGATCTCCTCTCGTGCGCGCTCAGCGTTGCTCGGTGACCCCGTGATCTCAAAGACGGGGTCGCGGTCTCGACTGGGCGTGACGATGTACGTGCACGTCTGCTGCTGGATGCGTTTAATGGTGGAGCCTTTGGGCCCCACAACCAGCCCCACGACACGGTATGGCACTCTCACCTGGATGGTGGTCTGACCGGGCAGAGGTGTGGGCGGGGAGCCGCTGAAGGACACGCCCAGCTTGTTGCGGGACGCCCGCAGCATGGAGAagtgctctgcagcagagatgATTTCACGGCGGGCCAGTGCGACATCCTCCTTCCGGCCAGTGATCAAGAAGACGGGCTCCTCTCCTCGAACTGGGGTTTTGATGTAGGTGTTGGTCTTGGCCCTCAGGGCTTTGATCTTGCAACCTGCGGACACaaagatacattttaaaacaaacaactcaCTTTTGTCCAGTATTCATTCTGGAAcatcaacataaacaacataaacaagtTTAAGACAAGTTTAACTTCACATGTTGACACAGAACAAGTATCATTCATTCCTCCACATGAGCTGAgggctgcagggagagaggcGGGGCGAGAGGCGGGCTTCTCCCggacaggttgccagttcaTCACGGGGCCaacacacccattcactctcaaatTCAGTCCAGAGCGTCCAATttatctctgcatgtttttggactcatGGGGAGAACGAGCAAACGCCATCCAGAAACGCCCTCGATCGGACCGGGCGGCAAACCGGGCTGCCGTTACGCAGCAGtgctgatagatagatagatagatagacagatagacagatagacagatagatagagagatagatagacagacagacagacagatggatagCTTCTCTACCACCGTGgttttgaaatttaaacaaCACTGTGAGGGTCacagtcccagctgacacagggtgaaaatGCAGGGTACAACCAGTGTGCAGTTAACCTCTGCTTGTATGCCTGGACAGAAACCATGCACACCGAGGGGGGAcaaacaaactccacacagaaaggcccctCGTCAAACAGCAAccgtcttgctgtgaggcaacaatgctagccacagCTCCACTATGTGACCCCCACTTTTGTGTCCAATACTAATCAGTCAG from the Solea senegalensis isolate Sse05_10M linkage group LG9, IFAPA_SoseM_1, whole genome shotgun sequence genome contains:
- the mex3a gene encoding RNA-binding protein MEX3A; the encoded protein is MPSLLVLAGIMEKNGGFGGDLAASGFGSEGLLVPPDEEEDDSRALRVALGQLSLLGLGEGEDGGGGGGGAPTTGVQDRSNNNNNNHQQQQQQQQQQQQLHNHSNSGGDSALLQGSKSKLCALYESSSSESKGRGCNITECVPVPSSEHVAEIVGRQGCKIKALRAKTNTYIKTPVRGEEPVFLITGRKEDVALARREIISAAEHFSMLRASRNKLGVSFSGSPPTPLPGQTTIQVRVPYRVVGLVVGPKGSTIKRIQQQTCTYIVTPSRDRDPVFEITGSPSNAERAREEIEAHIAFRTGGLHDHNNENDCMGPNGGSSPVGSSGGLESRLQQVWGLQGGQRKPLTSSYRQNFSDAMVGGGGGGGGGEGGGIYNKSNFSSSGDKPCSYFGSEGTQSWGDPDYPKQVAFYAQQRSKSFGGLPLPLTRLSPSLPESCGGGSNNNSSVTSIVSVSGSAHAQARRAHSEPTSAGEGFPGRLPVPDSPPATVRDCMTCFESKVTAALVPCGHNLFCMECAIRICELNHPECPVCHTQVTQAIRIFS